Part of the Flavobacterium alkalisoli genome is shown below.
AATAGTACAGGTGGAGGGTTATACTGGAGCGAGCAAAACAGGAATAATCCTGAGAGTGAATTATGTATGAAAGCCGTAAGTTCTACAGCTTTCTCGGTAACATACCTGCTAAGGCTTTATGAACATACTGATGAGGAACAATACCTTCAGTTTGCAATGAGATTATATAACTGGCTTAATGAGTATATTCAGGATCCGGTAGACAATCTTTTTTGGAATGATATAAGAGTAAGTAATAATTTTGTGAATACAACAAAGTGGACGTATAATAGCGGGGCTATGATTACTAACAATGTTCTTCTATATGAAATAACAGGTGAGGAGGTTTATCTTGACAGAGCCAGAACTATAGCAGCATCTACTTATTCTCATTTTACAAGAACTGTAAATTCGCAATTGTTTTTCCCTGCACATGATTCATGGTTTAATGTATGTCTTTTTAGAGGATATTTGGACCTGCTTCAATATGACCAGACAGCACAAACTTATGTAAATGTATTTATACAAAATGCGGATTATGCATGGAACAATGCACGTAACGAGTATGATCTTTTCTATGAAGATTGGGCCGGACAAAACCCGGGTAGGGATAAATGGTTGCTTCAACAGGCAGGTTTAGTAGAGATGTATGGAAGAATTGCTATTCTTAAGGGAGAGCAACAGTAACTAATAAACCTGTATTAATATTTTAATTATGATAAATAAAACTTTAAGTATATCTATAGCTTTAATTAGTTTTATAACAGTATTTGGTCAGGAAAAAAGGCAAAAACTTTCCGATTATGTAGACCCAAATATAGGTACGGCACACAGCCGTTGGTTTTTCTATACACCGGCTTCCGCTCCTTTTGGTATGGCAAAGCTTGGCCCATCTACTAATGCACATTTAGGTAATGCCCAAGGATGGGAAGCTACAGGTTATGATGACAGGGATACATCTATAGAAGGATTTGCATGCCTTCATGAGTTTCAGATAGGTGGTATTGTTGTGGCACCATCTGTAGGGCAATTGCAAACAGTACCCGGTCCGTTAGAAAATCCTGATGCAGGTTACCGCTCCCGATTTGACAGGAAGGACGAGTATGCTACTTCAGGGTATTATTCGGTACTATTAAAAGATTATAATGTAAAGGCAGAATTAACAGCTACAAAACGCGTAGGTTTTCAGCGATATACTTTCCCAAAATCAGGACAGTCTAATATTATTTTTGACATTGGAAACAGGCAGGGTGAAAGCGGTGCAGTAAAAGATGCTAAGGTAACATTGACAGCTGATGGCAGAATTGAAGGCTATGTTATTACTACCCCTGAATATGTTAAGAAATATCAGAACGGAGCTGATGTACGTATGTATTTTAGTGCAGTGGTAGATAAAAAATTTAAGGATTTTGGAGTGTTTAATCATAATGATATTAAACCGGGAGTAAAAACCACAAGTGGGGAAGGTGCGGGAGTTTACCTTGTGTTTGATACACAGGAAAATGAAACTGTAACCGTGAAAATAGGTTTGTCACTTACTTCAATTGACAATGCACGAAACAACCTGGAATCGGAAGCAAAAAAACTTGGTTTTGATAAGGCTAAAAAGCAAAACCTAAAGATATGGAATGAACAGCTTGGCAGGATTACAGTAGAAGGTAAAAGCGAGAAGGATAAAATTAAGTTTTACACAGGGCTTTACCATGCTTTATTAGGCAGGGGAGTAGGTAGTGATGTAAACGGGGCGTACCCTATGAATAATGGGCAAGTAGGACAAATACCACTTGATGCCAAAGGAAAACCTCTTTATAATTATTATAATACAGATGCTATATGGGGTGGCTTTTGGAACCTCACACAGCTTTGGGCACTTGCATATCCTGAGTATTATGCTGATTGGGTACAGGGACAACTGCTAGTATATAAAGATGCAGGATGGTTAGGTGATGGTATTGCAAGCAGTAAATACGTATCAGGAGTTGGGACAAATTTTACAGGTTTGGCAATAGCATCTGCTTACAACTCAGGGATAAGGAATTTTGATATTGAAACAGCTTATGCGGCAGCATTGAAAAATGAGCTTGGATGGCAAAACCGTATTGAAGGAGCCGGCAAAATGGATGTGAAACAGTTTATAGAGTTAGGTTATGTTCCGCAGTTAGATGATGTCGGCTTCAACACTTATGCAAATGGTTCTGGCTTTTCGGCATCACACACTCTGGAGTACTCTTACAGTGCCTATGCAGTAGCTCAGTTTGCTAAGGCTTTAGGTAAAAGTGACGATTATAACAAACTAATGGGGTTATCTAATGGCTGGAAGCTTTTATATGATAACGAAACTAAATTTATAAGGCCTAAAAATGCTGAGGGAAAATTTGTTGATAATTTTGATCCTTTACAACCCTGGAGAGGTTTTCAGGAAGGTAATGCTTGGCAATACACCTTTTACGTGCCTCATGCAGTAAAGGAGCTTGTACAGACGTTAGGAAAAGATACTTTTAACGAAAGGCTTAATAATATATTTGAATCTTCACAAAAAAATATTTTTGGAGGGGGAACTACAATAGATGCTTTTGCAGGACTTTCTGCATTATACAATCATGGTAATCAACCTAACCTTCATATTTCATGGCTTTTTAATTTTTCAGGCAAACCGTATCTAACTCAAAAATGGGTTCATGCTATCTGTGATGAGTTTTATGGAACAGAAGGTGTACACGGGTATGGTTACGGGCAGGATGAAGATCAGGGACAATTAGGTGCCTGGTATGTAATGTCGTCTATAGGTCTTTTTGATGTAAAAGGCCTTACTGATGTAAATCCGTCATTCCAGATAGGGAGCCCTCTGTTTGATAAAGTGACTATAAAACTGCCAAAAGAATTAAAAAGGGGCAACTTTGTTATAGATGTTGCTAATAATTCTAAAGAAAATATATACCTACAGGATGCTGATTTAAATGGCGCACCTTTAAACCAGCTTTCTATACCATTACAGCAAATAGCAAATGGAGGAACCTTAAAATTAAAGGTGGGAAAATCACATTCTGAAAAATGGTCACAATAATTTTATAATATTTTTTGATGCAAAAAGAGTTATCATCACTTAAGCTTTTTCCAATATTATTTGGATTCTTTATAATGGGATTTTGTGACTTGGTGGGTATTTCGGTTACTTATGCCCAATCACAGTTTCAATGGAGCGAATCTCAGGCAGGCTTTTTGCCATCACTGGTTTTTTTATGGTTTTTTATACTTTCAATACCTGCCGCTATTGCAATGGATAAGCATGGGCAAAAAAAAATCGTTTTAACCGGGCTTATAATAACCTTTGCAGCTACATTAATCCCTCTAATTCAGTTTAGTGAAATTACCTGCTACATAACATTTGTATTATTAGGAATAGGCAATACTTTTTTACAGGTTTCCCTTAATCCTTTGCTGGCAAATGTTGTAAACCCAAATAAATTAGGAAGTTATGTGACTTTAGGGCAATTTATAAAAGCTATTTCATCTTTTTTAGGACCAATAATTGTAGGCTATTTTTCATTGAAATATGCCTCTTGGGAAAAGAGTTTTTATATATACAGTGCAATTACATTAATGGTAATGCTTTGGTTATTTTTTACAAGAATTAAAGAGAGTCGCAGTGAAAATAATGTTTCAGGCCTTATTGAAACGCTTTCCCTGTTAAAAGATACCAGAATCATGCTTGCTTTTATTGGTATTTTATGCATTGTAGGTCTTGATGTAGGAATGAACATTGTAACGCCTAAGCTATTAATGGAGCGAATAGGACTAATAAAAGAAGAAGCCGCTTATGGCTCAAGCTGGTATTTTGCGGCCAGGACTATAGGAACGTTTTGCGGTGTTTTACTATTAACTAAATTATCTGAAAGGACATTTTTTAAGTTTAATATGTTTTTAGTGCTATTGGCACTAATAAGCCTGTTTATTGTGAATAGTCAATCTTTAATACTGTTATCTGTTTGTATTATTGCGTTTGGCTCTTCCAGTATTTTTGCAGTGATTTATACCATTGCAATAAAAATAAATCCAAATAAGACTAATGAGATATCCGGTCTTATGATAACCGGTGTTGCAGGGGGGGCTATAATACCACCACTAATGGGAACAGCCGGACAGATTTCTGGTTCACAACAAGGTGCATTACTTATACTTTTAGTTTGTGTTGTGTATTTAAGTTTTTGTTCTTTTAAACTTAACTAAAAAACTAAAGGCTCTGTTGTCTTAATATGAAACAGACAACAGAGCCTTTATCTTATCTTATCTTATTATAATTTTACTTTTATAATATCTTTTAGGGTGCCACTACCGTTATAAACTTTATTGTTCATTATAACTTGTACATGAATATTACGGATAATAGTATCAGTATTCATATTTCCTTTTTTATTACCTACTTCAACAAATACTTTTTTACCCTTTTTCTGAGCAGTGAATTCAATCAAACTAAATTCACCATTTTCAAAATTCCAGTTATCACCTTCATCTATATAAAGTTCACCTAAAGCCTTACCATTCTCGTCAAGACAGACAATAAGAGTGAGAGGGTCAAAAGAGTTTTCGGTAGTATTCTGAATAATTTTGCCTACAGGTAATATACTTCCTCCTCTAATCTTTATTTTAGCCTGATAAGTATCCTCTAAATCACCATTAACCAAACTAAATTCTTCCCATATACCCGAAGGTAATGCCGGATCTTTTGCAAACGAAGGAATTACTAATAAGTCTTTACCTAATAAAAATACTTGTTCTTCAGCCCTAAGTTTTAAGTCTTTACTATCTGCAAAAAAAACAGGAGCCATTACAGGTAATCCCGTTTTGTGCGAATTATAGAATAAAGTATATAAGTAGGGGAGTATACGATAGCGTCTCTCTAATGCAATTCTTGAAGATCTTTCAATATCTTCTCCATATGCCCATGGTTCTTTATTATTTGTACCAGCACAGGCATGTCCCCTGGCAAAGGGCATAAATGCTCCAAACCCAAGCCAATTAGCCCACAAATCACCACTAGTATTGCCTAAAAAGCCACCAATATCCGGACCGTTAAAAGGTTGTCCTGAAAGCCCCAGAGTTAAAGACATTGGTACAGATAGTTTTAAGTGTTCCCAACTGGCATAATTATCACCGGTCCATGTTGCAGCATAGCGTTGTCCCCCTAAAAGATTAGCTCTGGTAAGTAGAAATGGCCTTTTATTAGGATTCGCATTTATAATACCATTATAAGATGCCTCTACCATCAATCTTCCATATGCATTATGATACAACAAATGTGAGCCTGCAGGTAAATTATCACCTCCTCTGTGGGGAGTATCATAAGGCATAGTTCCTAAGCGCAAATTTTCAGGTAGTTCGTTGTCATTTATTGCAGGTTCATTCATGTCGTTCCAAACTCCATCAATACCTGTGTGAAGAAAATCTTTATAAAGATCTGCCCACCATAATCTGGTTTGAGGCGTTGTAAAGTCGGGAAAAGTACAATCACCGGGCCATACTTTTCCATGGTATTCGGTACCATCCGGATTTTTAACCCATATATCGTTTTTAGAGCCCGACTGGTAAATATGGTAATTCTCATCTACCTTTACTCCGGGATCAATCATGTAAACAGCTTTGAAACCTTTTTGGTGTAATTTATCATTAAGACTTTTAGGATCAGGGAATCTTTTTTTATCGAATGTAAAAACTCTGTATCCATCCATGTAATCAATATCCATCCAAATTACATCACATGGAATTTTTTTTAGCCTGAATGTGTCTGCTATCTGAATTACACGCTCTTCTGAGTCATAAGAAAATCTGCATTGATGATATCCCAATGTCCATCGGGCAGGCATTTTAATTGTACCAATAAGTTCTGCCAGGCCTTTCATTACAGCTTGTGGAGAATCACGATCTATTACATATACCCTAAATAGTGCACCTTCTGAATTGTATATTATTTTATCAGAATTTGTAATAAGTTCAGCTTTCCACGTGCTGTCAAACAATATACCGAAAGCTGTCCCATCGGCGCGAACACCCATAACCCAAGGATGTGTTTGATAAAGTCTTTTACCATTTTCAACACTGTATGCTCCGGTATCTGTATTCCAAAGTTTAATTGATTGATCATTTCGCAATAGTGGTCCTGTTACTTCACCTCCACCATATAAACTAACACTGTCTTCTAATACAAGGCTTGCACTTACTTTATCGGCTGTTAAAGTAAATTCTGGTACTAGTCTCCAGTTTTCAGGGAGACTAGTATTGTTAACAGGTTCACTTTGCAATATTAATGAGGGTGTTTTTTTCTTATCAAAACCTTGCGGTATAAACTCAGCAATACCATTACCAACTAATGATTTTTTGTTAATAGGAATATTTTGAGAAAATGATAAGATACTATAAAACAGAAAAAAGATGCAATAATATTTATTTCTAGTCATTAGGATAATTTATTATATAAGTACCAAATATATGTAAACATAATTAATTACTAAAACGATTTACTAAATTCAATTTTAACCTAGTTAGAAGATATTTTATATCGTAGCATGGCCTTTATGAGTTTAATGAAATATTGATTTATATGTAGTAATTTCTGTAGGAGTAAAGACTGAGTAAAGATAATCTTTACAGGAAATCGAACACTATGAATTATCAATATAACTATTTTAATAAACTAAGAATTTACGATTTATTCAATGTTGAATCTATTCTATCATTTATACAAAAAATGCCTCTAGCAAGTTGCAAAAGGCATTTGTGAACTTGCCCGGACAATTTTAGAACACCTTTATCAAAGATTTGATAGTATTGGTAAGGCTTTCGGCTTAATAGGAATTAGATTTTAAGATGATTTTATGGTGTGTTAAGATTGCAAAGGAATTTCAAGATTGTAATTTTATAGTGACATATTGGCTATTTACCCCGATGCAGAAATTAGCAAGCCTGTTATATTGACTGTTAAAAACCAACTTAGATATTAACTCTCCATTGTTACCATCTATTTTTACAATAAGTCCGTCTAAGGTTGCAGATGGCTCAACATCGGTTGATATACCTGTAAAATACAGAATCCCGTTTTTATAAATAGCTGAGCGATGATTTATCTCTTCAATGGGACCGTTTTGTTGCTCCGTATAATATTGAGACCATAATTGGTTTCCATTCGGGGAAAATTTAGTTACAACAATCCTGTTATTAGTCATTTCAGTGTATTTATACCTTTCATTGTAAACCACAAAAACGTTTCCGGCCTCATCACCTACAACACTTCTTGCAAACAATTGCCAATCTGTTGTTACCGCATATAATATGTTTCGCCATATTTCTTCTCCGCTACTATCAGTTTTAACAAACATAATGGCATCACTGTGATTACTGCCCGCTACCTGACCAATATTTCCTAAAGTATAACTATCACCTAATGGGTTTACCCAAAAATCTATGGCATAATCACCGTTTGTTTCATCCGCCATATAATTCCAGGCAGGCTCCATTGTAGTTTGTGCTGTAAGTTTTACATGTATTAATAATATTGCTAAAAAAAGCAGTTTTACAGTATTCTTCATTGATTGATTTTTGATTGATTTTTAATAACTGTTCGTTTGATGATTAATTTTTTTCGAAAGTAAGATAGTCAGTCCCACCATTACCGCCACTTATATCTATAAGCTGAATTTTATTTGCAGAATAAGAAATAATATCCCAGTCATCTGTTAA
Proteins encoded:
- a CDS encoding glycoside hydrolase family 76 protein, with amino-acid sequence MKYLYITCFMFFVSLHISCQENEDTGLTNGGNTEPEETITYSEKAKQTFDLIQQYYKINSTGYYRENFPVQPGDRECSYLWSLDGLLSGVNQLVALGFDDPELNHSYVALEGYYDTQRTPSAYAAFPVQYSQDDRFYDDNAIIAIDLIENYEITNNVAYLNRAKEIAQFSLTGEDNSTGGGLYWSEQNRNNPESELCMKAVSSTAFSVTYLLRLYEHTDEEQYLQFAMRLYNWLNEYIQDPVDNLFWNDIRVSNNFVNTTKWTYNSGAMITNNVLLYEITGEEVYLDRARTIAASTYSHFTRTVNSQLFFPAHDSWFNVCLFRGYLDLLQYDQTAQTYVNVFIQNADYAWNNARNEYDLFYEDWAGQNPGRDKWLLQQAGLVEMYGRIAILKGEQQ
- a CDS encoding GH92 family glycosyl hydrolase gives rise to the protein MINKTLSISIALISFITVFGQEKRQKLSDYVDPNIGTAHSRWFFYTPASAPFGMAKLGPSTNAHLGNAQGWEATGYDDRDTSIEGFACLHEFQIGGIVVAPSVGQLQTVPGPLENPDAGYRSRFDRKDEYATSGYYSVLLKDYNVKAELTATKRVGFQRYTFPKSGQSNIIFDIGNRQGESGAVKDAKVTLTADGRIEGYVITTPEYVKKYQNGADVRMYFSAVVDKKFKDFGVFNHNDIKPGVKTTSGEGAGVYLVFDTQENETVTVKIGLSLTSIDNARNNLESEAKKLGFDKAKKQNLKIWNEQLGRITVEGKSEKDKIKFYTGLYHALLGRGVGSDVNGAYPMNNGQVGQIPLDAKGKPLYNYYNTDAIWGGFWNLTQLWALAYPEYYADWVQGQLLVYKDAGWLGDGIASSKYVSGVGTNFTGLAIASAYNSGIRNFDIETAYAAALKNELGWQNRIEGAGKMDVKQFIELGYVPQLDDVGFNTYANGSGFSASHTLEYSYSAYAVAQFAKALGKSDDYNKLMGLSNGWKLLYDNETKFIRPKNAEGKFVDNFDPLQPWRGFQEGNAWQYTFYVPHAVKELVQTLGKDTFNERLNNIFESSQKNIFGGGTTIDAFAGLSALYNHGNQPNLHISWLFNFSGKPYLTQKWVHAICDEFYGTEGVHGYGYGQDEDQGQLGAWYVMSSIGLFDVKGLTDVNPSFQIGSPLFDKVTIKLPKELKRGNFVIDVANNSKENIYLQDADLNGAPLNQLSIPLQQIANGGTLKLKVGKSHSEKWSQ
- a CDS encoding MFS transporter, which codes for MQKELSSLKLFPILFGFFIMGFCDLVGISVTYAQSQFQWSESQAGFLPSLVFLWFFILSIPAAIAMDKHGQKKIVLTGLIITFAATLIPLIQFSEITCYITFVLLGIGNTFLQVSLNPLLANVVNPNKLGSYVTLGQFIKAISSFLGPIIVGYFSLKYASWEKSFYIYSAITLMVMLWLFFTRIKESRSENNVSGLIETLSLLKDTRIMLAFIGILCIVGLDVGMNIVTPKLLMERIGLIKEEAAYGSSWYFAARTIGTFCGVLLLTKLSERTFFKFNMFLVLLALISLFIVNSQSLILLSVCIIAFGSSSIFAVIYTIAIKINPNKTNEISGLMITGVAGGAIIPPLMGTAGQISGSQQGALLILLVCVVYLSFCSFKLN
- a CDS encoding TIM-barrel domain-containing protein produces the protein MTRNKYYCIFFLFYSILSFSQNIPINKKSLVGNGIAEFIPQGFDKKKTPSLILQSEPVNNTSLPENWRLVPEFTLTADKVSASLVLEDSVSLYGGGEVTGPLLRNDQSIKLWNTDTGAYSVENGKRLYQTHPWVMGVRADGTAFGILFDSTWKAELITNSDKIIYNSEGALFRVYVIDRDSPQAVMKGLAELIGTIKMPARWTLGYHQCRFSYDSEERVIQIADTFRLKKIPCDVIWMDIDYMDGYRVFTFDKKRFPDPKSLNDKLHQKGFKAVYMIDPGVKVDENYHIYQSGSKNDIWVKNPDGTEYHGKVWPGDCTFPDFTTPQTRLWWADLYKDFLHTGIDGVWNDMNEPAINDNELPENLRLGTMPYDTPHRGGDNLPAGSHLLYHNAYGRLMVEASYNGIINANPNKRPFLLTRANLLGGQRYAATWTGDNYASWEHLKLSVPMSLTLGLSGQPFNGPDIGGFLGNTSGDLWANWLGFGAFMPFARGHACAGTNNKEPWAYGEDIERSSRIALERRYRILPYLYTLFYNSHKTGLPVMAPVFFADSKDLKLRAEEQVFLLGKDLLVIPSFAKDPALPSGIWEEFSLVNGDLEDTYQAKIKIRGGSILPVGKIIQNTTENSFDPLTLIVCLDENGKALGELYIDEGDNWNFENGEFSLIEFTAQKKGKKVFVEVGNKKGNMNTDTIIRNIHVQVIMNNKVYNGSGTLKDIIKVKL